From Onychostoma macrolepis isolate SWU-2019 chromosome 19, ASM1243209v1, whole genome shotgun sequence, a single genomic window includes:
- the LOC131525666 gene encoding H-2 class I histocompatibility antigen, K-D alpha chain-like: MGILLPLALCFFPLFADAVLHSYIITYTKVQGVPGVEFTAVTEVDNQEVCYYDCNIQKLIPKQEWLKKTEFEGFVNAVAEKNNQSCMLFTKYTDYVKNLFSQTEGAYVYQRRYGCTWDNETKYSNKVDAFGYNGEDIITLEENKYIVSKQARDKWDENIAEGFLERRKKDCVIWLDKFLTYGNVERIVPPKVFLVQKDPSSPVVCQATGFFPANLTITWTRNGRHHNNSVELGKLMLNEDGTFQISSTLKDEWKWNQYYCEVNTPYGDWISRGKAHLKCNTDSVTHDWPDWNTIGYGVLVVIVLQIVTLCALAYSWKCSKSSKGSFTQEQKSLLPPTNSNR, translated from the exons ATGGGCATTTTATTGCCCCTTGCTCTTTGCTTCTTTCCTCTCTTCGCTGATGCAG TGCTTCATTCCTACATCATCACCTACACTAAAGTACAGGGTGTTCCAGGGGTTGAGTTTACTGCTGTAACAGAAGTGGATAATCAGGAGGTTTGCTACTATGACTGTAACATTCAGAAGCTGATTCCCAAACAAGAGTGGCTgaagaaaactgaatttgaaGGCTTTGTGAATGCAgttgctgaaaaaaataatcaatcatGCATGCTCTTCACAAAGTATACTGACTACGTCAAGAATCTTTTCAGCCAGACTGAAG GTGCATACGTTTATCAGAGGAGATATGGTTGTACCTGGGATAATGAAACCAAATATTCTAATAAGGTTGATGCATTTGGATATAATGGAGAGGATATCATTACACTGGAAGAGAATAAATACATAGTTTCAAAGCAAGCAAGGGACAAGTGGGATGAAAACATTGCAGAAGGTTTTCTTGAAAGACGCAAAAAGGATTGTGTTATCTGGCTGGATAAGTTCTTGACCTATGGAAATGTTGAGAGAATAG TTCCACCTAAAGTATTTCTAGTCCAGAAAGACCCCTCCTCTCCAGTGGTGTGTCAAGCCACAGGTTTCTTCCCAGCAAATCTGACAATTACCTGGACAAGAAATGGACGTCACCACAATAATAGCGTGGAACTTGGAAAACTAATGCTAAATGAAGATGGAACCTTCCAAATCAGCAGCACCCTAAAAGATGAGTGGAAATGGAACCAGTATTACTGTGAGGTGAACACACCTTACGGTGATTGGATATCTAGGGGTAAAGCTCATCTCAAATGTAATACTG ATTCTGTAACACACGACTGGCCTGACTGGAACACCATTGGCTATGGAGTGCTTGTTGTGATTGTTCTGCAGATTGTTACGCTGTGTGCATTGGCATATAGTTGGAAATGCAGTAAGTCCAGCAAAG GTTCATTTACCCAAGAGCAGAAGTCCCTGCTTCCACCTACTAACAGCAACAGATAA